A section of the Phaseolus vulgaris cultivar G19833 chromosome 8, P. vulgaris v2.0, whole genome shotgun sequence genome encodes:
- the LOC137824947 gene encoding arabinogalactan protein 1-like, whose translation MKEARAAKAGASSTPAADPVPPPTLSPPPPITAEAPLSSPPSSPHSLAALQTPRSPLPIAAVPLAAASSPAPTPLDKGKRVLEILSDDEDSEGMAPFRRRKSAWVPFLVEASPQGGNPFMDNPPSATSLPPMTLQEEGGEGAESAPPPPSAEAIASPASVAAAPDFIVIPPPIMHLMRGFSGGTLSEGTDRKEGMPFYLGAFLAVAFEWRA comes from the coding sequence atgaaggaggcacgtgccgccaaggcgggcgcctcctccacccctgcTGCCGATCCGGTTCCCCCACCGACTCTGTCACCGCCTCCTCCGATCACCGCCGAGGCTCCCCTTAGTTCACCTCCGTCATCTCCACACAGCCTCGCAGCACTTCAGACTCCCCGCTCTCCTCTACCCatcgccgctgttcccctagccgcggcctcgtcaccggctccaaccccccttgacaaagggaaacgggttttggagattctatcagatgatgaggactcagaaggcatggcacccttcagaagaagaaaatctgcgTGGGTTCCTTTTttggtagaggcgtcgccccagggagggaaccccttcatggacaaccccccaagtgcgacctcactccctcccatgacactccaagaggaagggggcgaaggcgccgaatctgccccgcctccgccgtcGGCAGAAGCCATTGCTTCCCCTGcttccgtcgctgccgcccctgaTTTCATCGTcatccctcctccgattatgcatctaatgaggggcttcagtggcgggactctgtcagagggcaccgacaggaaggaaggcatgcccttctacttgggggccttcttggcagTGGCCTTTGAATGGCGCGCctag
- the LOC137824945 gene encoding uncharacterized protein translates to MAQVLEMMRALQDNVAASRAEQEKMQAELAASQRRNDELNRVNEELRRTLQTQKERAVGERMSMPPSPPRAFPMPFSPEIMQTVVPPNLVGVKASFTGVEDPEAHLTAFHTQMMLSGGSDAVYCKMFMSTLSGIAMEWFVSLPEGQITAFHQFSKLSTEQYIVNRAPSVVSYDLFDVRQYQGESLKDYLNRFGAQVVRLPSKDEDMLVHAFKKGVLPRPFSVSLIRSHPSTFAEIRRRAVAHIVAETEVSEKRGSAAPLKLRGGQGKQQQHTRMHEAKEGKKVQGKPRPYAPRKDQGRGRARENNAPPRYDFMVGLADLIALPAIAARLRVPEKTDKVLGRKKNEWCEFHQAFGHTLHSCLALGHQLAELVKSGFLADYLWEAQGDRASGAQEGEQQHEIPVHGEVQTIAGGFSGGGCTASQRRRYARSVMAVDSVDEGHFPEVDITFKKVDLRDVVPHDNDPVVISLITAGRRVHRVLVDQGSSADVMFWPTFNKLQLSPDQLRPYTGCLYGFAGDQVEVWGYIELRTTFTDGTTARTEKIRYLVVNAPSAYNILLGRLTLNRLGAVPSTRHMKLKLPSMEGTVITIKSD, encoded by the coding sequence atggcgcaggtcctggagatgatgcgtgcgctgcaggacAATGTCGCAGCGTCGAGAGCTGAACAAGAGAAGATGCAGGCGGAGTTGGCTGCATCGCAGAGAAGGAACGATGAGCTGAATCGCGTTAATGAGGAGCTGAGAAGGACGTTACAGACGCAAAAGGAACGCGCAGTTGGAGAACGGATGTCGATGCCACCATCGCCTCCGAGAGCGTTCcctatgccattctcccctgaaatcatgCAAACCGTGGTACCTCCCAACCTAGTGGGAGTGAAGGCGTCGTTCACAGGGGTAGAAGATCCAGAAGCGCATCTAACGGCGttccacactcagatgatgttgtctgggggctcagatgccgtgtattgcaagatgttcatgagtacACTAAGTGGAATCGCcatggaatggtttgtgagtcTGCCAGAGGGTCAAATCACGGCCTTCcatcagttttcgaagctttccactgagcagtacatcgttaaCAGAGCACCTTCAGTGGTGTCatacgatctgttcgatgtaCGCCAATAtcaaggtgagtcgctgaaagactacctcaaccgcttcggagcacaagtggttagattgcccagcaaggacgaggatatgctggtgcatgcgtttaagaagggagtgctgccaaGACCCTTCAGTGTGTCGCTCATCAgaagccatcccagcacctttgcggaGATTCGgcgacgtgcggtggcgcacatagtggcagagacagaggtttctgagaaaagaggaagtgctgcaccgCTGAAGCTGCGTGGAGGACAAGGGAAGCAACAGCAGCACACGAGGATGCATGAGGCaaaggaggggaagaaggtgcagGGGAAACCTCGTCCTTATGCACCCAGGAAGGACCAaggcagggggcgtgcaagggagaataatgcACCCCCAAGATACGATTTCATGGtagggttggcggatctgatcgcccttCCTGCCATAGCCGCGAGActccgagtaccagagaagacagacaaGGTACTTGGGAGGAAAAAGaacgagtggtgtgagtttcaccaagcctTTGGTCACACACTCCACTCCTGCTTGGCGTTGGGGCACCAGCTGGCGGAGTTGGTAAAGTCTGGGTTCCTGGCAGATTACCTGTGGGAggcgcagggtgatcgcgcatcGGGGGCCCAGGaaggagaacagcagcatgaaatCCCTGTGCACGGGGAGGTGCAAACGATTGCGGGGGGCTTCTCCGGTGGGGGATGCACTGCATCACAAAGAAGAAGGTATGCTCGATCGGTTATGGCCGTGGACTCAGTGGACGAGGGCCATTTCCCCGAGGTAGATATCACTTTCAAGAAAGttgatctacgggacgttgtaccgcacgacaacgatcctgtggtcatctccctcatcacagcaggaaggcgagtgcacagagtgctcgtagaccaagggagctcggcagacgtcatgttctggccgacgttcaACAAGTTGCAGCTGTCCCCCGATCAACTAAGGCCGTATACCGGATGTCTGTACggctttgcaggggatcaggtagaggtgtgggggtacattgagctgagaacgaCGTTCACCGATGGAACAACAGCCCGCACCGAaaagataaggtacttggtggtgaacgccccttctgcgtacaacatctTGCTGGGAAGGCTaacactcaataggttgggtGCAGTGccgtcgacgaggcacatgaagctgaagctgccgtcgatggaggggaccgtaataaccatcaagtcagatTAG